The Fluviispira sanaruensis sequence GCTCATCCTTGCCAAGCAATTTACATCCGCTTTGGGAACTTGCGCGCAATGTTTGGTGGTCATGGAATAGCAACGCAATAAACTTATTTAGACGGATCAATCCCCAAGAATATGAAGCCAGCGGCCCTTGCCCACTCAAGCTTTTAAATACACTCCCCTCCTCCACATGGGACAGTCTCAAAGAAGATGATGGATTTTTAGAACACCTCAGTGAGGTGTATAAAGAGTTTTTAGATTATCTTGAAACAGGAACCAATAAAGTAACAGATTATAAAAATTCAAATACCATTGCTTATTTTTCAATGGAGTTTGGTTTACATGAAAGCATACCCCTTTATTCAGGAGGTCTCGGTGTTCTCTCTGGTGATCATTTAAAAACAGCAAGCGATTTATCTTTGCCTTTGGTCGGAGTTGGTTTATTTTATTCCGAAGGTTATTTTCGCCAGATATTAAATAAAGATGGATGGCAAATAGAAAATTATGATGTAAATGATCCATTTTATTTACCTATGCAACTTATGGTTGAATCTTCGAATAAGCCGATTTTAGTTGATGTAGAAATTGCTGGTACAAAAATATATTTTCAAATCTGGAAATTAAATGTCGGCAAAATTCCACTTTATTTAATGGATACAAATGTTCCAGAAAACTCTGGGGAAAATCGGCTTATAACTTCTCGCTTATATGCAGGTGGACAAGAGTTACGTATTCAACAAGAAATTATTTTAGGTGTCGGTGGAACGCGTGCATTGCAAAAAATTCAAATACAACCTTCGGTCTATCATTTAAATGAAGGTCACTCCGCTTTTTTAACATTGGAAAGAATATCTCAATTGATAAAAAAAGGTCTTGATTGGCAAGAAGCACTGATCGCTATTAAAGGAACACAAATCTTTACAGTGCACACGCCAGTACCAGCAGGAAACGATGTATTCCCTGCACAAATGCTCGCACATTATTTAGGAGATCTCTATAAAAATTATGGTATCCCAGACAATGAGTTTTTTAATTTAGGCCGCCCTCCCGACAATCATGCCGAATTTTCCATGCCCGTTTTCGCCTTGCGCACGAGTGGACATCGAAATGGAGTGAGTCAGCTGCATAAAAGAGTTTCCAAAAAAATATGGAAACCTCTTTGGCCCGATCTGCTCGACTCAGAAGTCCCGATCAATGGAATTACCAATGGAATTCACACACGCACATGGTTGTGCAATGAATTGGTCGAACTATTTGACTTTTATTTAGGCAAAGGCTGGGATGCGAAATTAAACGATCTTGCCATCTGGAAAAGGATTGAAAATATCCCAAATACTGAAATTTGGAATATTCATATGACTCGTAAAAGCCGATTATTGTCCTCCATACCAAAATCATATTTATCACCAGAATATTTAACAATTGGCTTTGCCCGTCGCTTTGCGAGTTATAAAAGAGGAAACCTTATTTTTCGTGACATAGAGCGCCTTAAAAAACTCATGCAAAATAAGGAACGCCCTATTCAACTGATTATTTCAGGTAAATCTCATCCTGCAGATCATTTAGGGAAAGAAATCATACAATCCGTGGTCAAATTTATCCAAAATGAAAACTTGAATTCGAATATCGTCTTTTTAGAAAATTATGATATGCAGATTGCGCATAAATTAGTGCGAGGAATAGATGTGTGGTTAAATACTCCCATTCGTCCCCTGGAGGCATCGGCAACCAGTGGGATGAAAGTTGCCATAAATGGAGGATTAAATTTTTCCATCCTCGATGGTTGGTGGGATGAAGCCTACCATGAAGATCTGGGCTGGTGCATTGGTACTAGAGAAATGCTTGCCAATGAAAGTTTAAGAGATGAACGGGATGCACAAAGTTTATATGATACCTTAGAGTTTGCGATTGTTCCTCTTTATTATAGTTCTAAAGTACCAAATGAGTGGATTGAGAAAATGAAAAAATCAATTGCAACACTCACACCACGTTTTAGCGCAAATAGAATGTTAATGGATTATACGAACCAGTCCTATTTACCAGCAGCAAAATTTTATGAAAAATGGTCTATGCACTCTACAGAGCAAATAGATGCATTAAAAAGACATATAAATAATGTAAAAGAATTAAAAGAACAATGGCTACAAGTTGAAGTAACACGCGTGGAGTTAAAACCTTCAGACACTGTAAATGTAGGCGAGACTGTTACGTTACAAGTAGAAATTTATTCACCCTTCCCCGAAAATTGGCTTGAAGTCAATCTTGTTTTTGCAAAATCAGACAATAATAAATCAGAAATTATCAATAAAGATATTGTTATTCCATGTGTAGAAAAAGATTCTGGTAAAAAATTTATTTACGTCACACTCCTCGAAACCACCAATCCAGAGATCCGTACATATAATATCCGAGTGTGTCCAAATCCAATTCTTTTTCCAGAACATCTTGATTTAAATTTAGTAGCACGCTAACAATATTTTGAATGCTTAATGATGAATTTTTTGAATTGAGAACGGTGGAATTATGAAGATACTAATGTTAGGATGGGAGTATCCTCCAATGATTTCTGGTGGCTTAGCAACAGCTACCGAAGGTCTGATAAATGGGCTTATTGCTTTGGGTCATAAAGTAACACTTGTTTTACCTTATTTTCCCCATACCGTAAAAATCAAAGGGCTCAAAATAGTTAGTCCAGAAAATCCATATATCCTTGACGAAGAAATTGATGATAATATTCATAATAAAAAAACTGTTTACAATCAAAAGCAGAGAAGTGTTTTCGATATAATTTCACAAACCTACCAAGATATTGAGCTTATAATTCAAAATATTTCAAACAAAAATAATAACTCTCACTATAACTATGCATTAAATGACTTTGATTTATCACAAAAAGATAAAGAAAATTTAGAAAAAGACTTAAAAAATTATCATCACTTACTAACTGAAAATTTAAAAAGCAACGAAATAAAACTAAAAATAAAACCTTTTACTTTTTCTATCAGCAATGAAATAAATGAAAAAATATATGCACTCGGTTTGCTTGCTTTAGATATTTTGGCAAAAGATCCTGATTATAATATTATTCATGCACATGATTGGATGAGTTTCACGGCTATCGAAATGCTCAATTCTAAATATGATATCCCTGTAGTCGCACATATTCATTCCACGGAAATCGATCGATCAGGAGATATTCACAATAACCGCCGAATACTTGCAATAGAAAAAAAAGGCCTAGAAAATGCTGATATGATTATTGCGGTTTCAAATTACACCAAGAATGTGATCATCGAAAAGTTTGGGATCGTGCACAAGAAAATAAAAGTTGTATACAATGCTAATAATGATCAGCATATAACTCTAATAAAAAAGACTGAAAAAAACCTAGAAAACAAAACAAGCAAACAGACAGTTACTTTTGTTGGTCGAATCACTTTTCAAAAAGGCCCTTCTTATTTTGTTTTTGCTGCACAAAAAGTTCTTAAGATAAATCCAAACGTCATATTTAAAGTCGTAGGTACGGGCGACCTACTCCCCTCAATGAAGCAACTGATTTGGGAGCTTGGCATAGATAAAAATTTTATCTTTGCGGGTTTTCTAAATGCAGAGGGTGTGCAAAATGTATTAAATGACTCAAGTTTATTTGTGATGCCAAGCGTTTCTGAACCTTTTGGCATTGTAGCACTCGAAGCTATTGCAAAAAATATACCTGTTATTATTTCTAAACAATCTGGTGTTTCTGAAGTGCTCAATCATGCCATGAAAGTTGACTTTTGGGACACAGATCTCATGGCTGATAGAATATTAAGTATTTTAAAGTATAAACCCATTCGCAATGAACTTGTTGAAAACTCATTAAAAGATCTATCACAAAGAACTTGGAAACACTCAGCTCAAACACTTATAAACGCATACAGTGATTTTCATTGAAAGGAAATAAAATGGTTGCTTTGTGTTTTTACTTCGAAGTGCATCAGCCTTTTCGTATTAATCATTATAGAATAAAAGATATTGGTGAGCATAAAAATTACTTTAATTCTGAATCCAATAAAGTCATCTTCGAAAAAGTCGCCAGAAAATGTTATTGGCCTGCAGGTTTATTAATTGCCTCACTGCTAAAGCGATATCCAACCAGTTTTAAAGTAACATTCTCATTGTCAGGAACTTTTTTAGCCCAGTGTGAAGAATATGATCCTAAATTACTTGAACTATATCAAGATATATTATCACTCAAAAATGCAGAAATTATTTGTGAAACCTCTCATCACAGTTTGTCTGCTTTGATCGATGAACAAGAATTTTTTGCCCAAATTGATCTACACAAAAAAAATATTAAAAAACTTTTTGGTCGAGAAGTTACGGCATTCCGCAACACAGAGCTTATATATTCGAACGAAATTGGCAAACTGATAGATAAGGCTGGATTTAACACCTGCCTGGTTGAAGGATGGGATCCCTTTATTCCACAGGGTTGGAATCCTCACCACGTCTTTCATCATCCAGAAAAACAAAATTTAAAACTACTTCCAAAAAGTTATAAGCTTTCTGATGATTTAGCCTTTCGCTTTTCGAACCAAGGCTGGGACTCATGGCCGCTGACACCTGAAAAATATCATGCTTGGTTTGAAAAACTTTTGGATGGCACCCATGAATTTGTTGGTTTATTTATGGATTACGAAACCTTTGGTGAGCATCAATGGGCTGACACGGGTATTTTTGAATTCATCGAAAACTTTATCAGCAATATGACACAAGACAAACGTTTTGAATTTTTAACTGTCTCTGAAGTTTCACAAAAATTTTCTGCCCAGACAGCCCTGAATATCGACAGACCTTTAAGCTGGGCAGACACAGAGCGTGATATATCCGCTTGGCTTGGGAATCGCATACAAGAAGATGCTTTCGCAAAAGTATACAACTTAAAGAAACAGATAAGTGATCTTAAAGACGATCTATTAACAGAAGAATGGAGAAGGCTTCTGACAAGTGACCACTTTTATTATATGTGTATAAAATGGTCGAATGATGGCGATGTTCATAAGTATTTTAGTCCATTTGAAAGTCCATACGAGGCTTATTTAGACTATGTCAATATTTTAGAAGATTTTGAATTAAAATGTGCCGAAAAAATAAAAGAGAAAGAACTAACAAAAAATGATGTGTTAATTCAAACACATGGACAAATCAGAGAGAATGCAGCATGTCTGAAAACTATTCAAGCATCGTCGCCTCAGACAATATCCTCGCCTGTCTTGGTGAAGATGGACAACTAAAAGGACTTTTTTGGCCCTTTAAAGATGCACACCATTCCCATCTCGATTTCTCAATTTGTGGATTAGCTATAGATGGCGAAAGCATTTGGTTGGATAAAATTCGTGATAAACTCAGAATATCTTTTTTTCCGAAAGAAAATGCCTTAGTTGTTCATTGGAATATCCAACATCCACGCTTCCAAAATATTGAAATTATAAAAAAAGTCATTCCAAATGGTTCTGCTTTAATAGAGCAGTGGTCTTTTGAAATTCCAATAGAATTTGCTGACAAAAAAATCCAACTTTGGCTTCTATCAAGTTGGAAAATGCATAACGAAAAAAGATTTCAAGCTGTATATTCAGAAACCGGTGAAGATCTTATTTTTGCTTACAATGGAAATTATTGGGTTGGAATTGCGGCTTGTAACGACTCACAGTTCTCACACTTCCAATATGTCCGAGCCATACAAGCACAAAATAACACAGCAATGGGAGAAATGATCGATCTTTTTTTGCGCGATCCCAATCACTTTCGTAGAATTGAAATGGGTCTTGCCTATGCGGCTGCATGCACTCAACCGCTCACTCTTACGCAGTCAATAGATAATAATAATATATTTACTGCAAAGATCTCAATTATCTATGAATTTGGATTTCAACAAGAAGAAGTAGAGCAAAAATTTGCTCTATATTTAGACAATGATCCATCTATAAATATTCCGAACGAAACAATAAATAAAAATAAAATCGATCATCAGCGCCGAAACATAATAAACAATTTAGAAATAAAGAAACAACATTTAAAAGAAGTTTCTCTTTCTGTGCTAAAATCATTAACGGATCAAAATGGTGGCATTCTTGCTGCGCCTGAATGTGATTCTGATTTTAAACACAGCGGTGGGTATGGGTTTATTTGGCCACGAGATGCAGCATTTTGTGCGCTGAGTCTCATAAAATGTGGATACAGAGACGCCGCGCGTCCTATACTGCAATTCTTATGCCAAATACAAAGTCAAAGTGGGGATTATTTTCAACGTTTTGATTCTCAAGGAAACAAAGCACCCAGTTGGTGCGAATTGCAAGCGGATCAAATAGGTCTTGTTATTGTTGCATTGCTTGAATTTATTCGCAATGAAAAAAATGACAAATTTTTACTTTGCATTAAAAAGGGTATCCAAAAATTAATTAATGACTTCAATGAAAAGGGTTCCCTACAAAATAGTTTTGACCTTTGGGAGGAATTTTATGGCTTACATTTTTATTCACATATTTGTGCACACTCTGCTTTAGTAAATGCATTACCTCATTTTCCTGATCTCAAAGAAGAAATTAAAAACTCAATTAAAAACTGCGAAAACTTCTGTTACAATCACTTATATGTAACGAAACAAAAGCGTTTTGCTCGCGGAGTTGATCCTCGTAATAATCGCGATCTCAGAGCAGATATCTCCCTTTTATCATGTATATTTCCTTTTAATGAATTTCCAATAGAAGACTCTCTCAAAATATCTATTTTCGAATTTTGTTATGATAAGCTTTCAACAAAAATGGGGGCTTTGCGCTATGAAAATGACCTTTATATGGGAGGAAATAGCTGGATTCTCTCTGGCTTTTGGCTAGCACAAGCCGCACTTTCGCTTGCCCATTTAAAGCCTGAATTTCAGAAAATAGCTCAGGATATCTTTGAAAAAACACTCAATCTAAGTAATGAAGCTGGTTATTTTCCAGAACAAATACATTCTGTAACTGGAAAACACCTCTGGGTTGTGCCTCTCGCTTGGAGTCATGCTTTTTATTTATGGACAAATGAAAATTTTAAAAAAAGCCAATAATATGTCAATTATTTGAAAAATAATTTCATTTTTTATTATATATTTAATTTAGACTAGTTCATATCGAGGAAATTAATATGGAAAATAATCCAACCGTGTCAAATGAAGAATTAAGGATGCAGGAACTAAATAATTATTATGTTTTAGACACCCCCCCTGATTTTAATCTTGATAGTTTGACAAAAATAGCCTCGCGCATTTGTCATACTCCAATCGCTCTCATTTCTTTAATTGATGAAAACAGACAATGGTTCAAATCAAAAGTTGGTCTTGCTGTTGACGAAACACCAAGGGAAATATCATTCTGCACCCACGCCATTCAACAAGACGATGTCTTTATCGTCTCAAATCCAACAGAAGATCCCCGTTTTAAAGACAACCCTTTAGTAACAGGGGAGCCTTATATCCGCTATTATGCGGGAATGCCGCTCAAGTCTCATAACGGTTACAATGTTGGAACTATTTGTGTAATCGATCAAAAACCTAATTATTTAGATGATGATAAGATTGAACTTCTTCGTACATTATCAAAACAAGTAGTAAACTATTTTGAAATTTATAAGAAAAATAGAGAGCTCATTCTTTTAAGAAAATCAATTATTCATGATGAAAAAATGAAATCTGTTATTAATATCAGCTCTGGCATTTCACAAGAAATAAATAACCCATTATCAATAATTTTAGGCCGAATTTATTTATTAGAAAGTAAACTTAAAAGCGATCATGCTTTTGAACAGCAAGATGCTTTAAAAGATTTAAATTCCATCCTGAATGCAAGCAAACGTATTTCATATATTATTAATTCACTATGTGATTTTTCAATGGTTTCTGATTTTGAAGAAATCAAAGTCCGAGAGTTTTCAGAAATTTTAAACCAAGTTCTCATTCTTTGCGAAACAAAAATAATAAACAGTGGAATTTATTTAGTAATCGATGAAATCCCAAGTGTTAAACTGAAATGCAGACCGATTAATTTAGCACACGCTTTTTATAATGTTATTATGAATGCTTATGAAACTGTCTTAGAGCAAGAGGAGAAATGGATCAATATTAAAATGTCTTGCTTAGAAACCGATAATAAAAACAATCTTATCGTTCGTATATTAAATAGTGGGACAGGCTTGCATCCAAATATCAAAAAGAATCTTATGAACCCTCTTTTTCCAACCCATTTATTGGAAGCCTCCATGGGAATTGACTTAAATTTAGCAAAGTGGATCATTTCGGATTGTAACGGTAACCTCATTCACGATGATCTCAACGAGAAGTCTACATTCATCATTCAGCTTCCAGTATACTTAGAAGAATAAACGAAAGTTTATTCACATTTTTTTCCACACTCTGCACAACAATAGCAACCAATGCGAAAAATCCTATCTCCTTTATACGAAAAATTAAAATAATGCTTTACTGTATAAAATGGATTTTCTCTTTGTTCCTCTAGATTCATTTCTGTTACTTTAAGTGTATCTTTCGTATAAGTCATAACAGCATCATCCAAATAGAGTTTCAGAATACTATCTCCGCTGCGCTCAAATACTAAATGCTTATTATTGTTCATTTCAAGACGAATTTCTGCTGGAGTCCATTTTTTTTTATAGTGAAAACTCTCTCCGCACTTTTTTTCACACACACTGCATGTATTGTTAATTTTTTTTGCTAATATAGGATTGTTAAATATAATTAACATAAATAAATATGAAAAAAATCTAGACATTTTTATATCCATGGATAAAGTTAAACGCAGTTAATACTCTTTTTTAAAAACATCAACAGATTCAATTCCTTTTATTTTATGCCATTCAATACTCGGTTTAAGATAATTTCTTTCAAAAATATTTACTATTTGTTGATCAAGTTCTTTTGGAAATGGATAAAAACCAGCAAATGGAAACATTTTATCAAGGAGTAGATATACAGATAAGTTCTGAGCATAAAATATAGGATCTATGTATTCCATGACAAAAGGATGCTCAAGAATGTAATTAATCGGTTTTTTATTTGCCAGAATTCTTTCTTCAGGAAAATAATCGCCAAATTCATCGGCACCGCCCATATCAACTAAATATGCATCAGAAAAATCACTGGGATTTAATTTATATTCTTTCGAAATTAAATTATTTATTCCTGTGGAACACACGACACAAAAAGCTTTTTTTAGAGTTAATTTTATTTTCTCTACTTCTTTGCTATCGATAAAAGCCGCAGAGTAATACCGAGCCATTTCAAAAGCCATAGCTTTATTGTCAATGATTGTTATTTTTGCCTTTTTCTTTGTTAGTACTTCCAATATTCCAGATCCTAACTTTCCACAGCCAATTAAAACAACATTTTTATTATTTAAATCTTCACCAGTGATAGATTTAAAAGCTTGGACAAATAATTCACTTGTACCGTATTTGCATTCTATAATTTTTGTCTGAGTGTCATCGAGTGAAATAACAGGATAATCTAAATGAATTTTTTTATAGATTTCACCGCCCAACTGAGAAAATTCAACTGTTCCAATTTTAGGTGTGCCTGCTTGCAAGAGACGCGCATTATAATCGAGAAAAATATCATAATCTTTATTTAAATAATTAAAATCGCGCACATATTTAATAGAACTTTTATTTATTAAATCTTCTACTTCTGGATGATCCGATAAACTGGGGTAACCAGTCATTGTCAGAGAAGCGCCAGCAAGGGCGAGAGGCTCAACTTTACATAAACTCTCATATGTTAAAGGAGCACAATGCAAGATACGAATGCCAGCTAGAGGCTTTTTTGCATAAACTTCTTCCGCATCTTTATATAAAAAATATGTTCTTTTTCTCAATTCATCTATTTTAATTGAGTTGAAAATGTATTCCATGCTGTATTGCCTCCAATCTTTCTTTCACTTTAACCGTTAAGTTAAAGTGAAAGACGGTCGAAGGCAATACAGTTTATTAGATATAAAGAATTGATCACTTTTGCCATTTAATAACCCAAAAACTTTTTTGCAAAATCAAATGGCTGTTGAGTTAGAATCCCACTGCAAACACCTGAAACAGTGCCACTCTCACATGCATGATCGCGATTTAAACTCCAGAACGAAAGTAAACCAATTCCTTTCGTTTGAGCATAAATATAAACTTGGGAAGCATCGTCGAGAGTAAAAACTTCAGGACGCACATCATTGTAACCAATCATAGGAGTGATTCCAATTTTATTATAAAGCACAGCTGAACTTGCATGCGGATAAATTGGAGTAATTTGTTTATGCAAGCTTTCTGCTGCAAGAATAGCATTGTCACCCATTCTATTTGGCGGAAAATTCGATCCATAATCCATTGTCATAATATTAATTCTATCGACAACGACTTTATTTGTATTTGCATTTTTTAATAAATGAATACTGTTATTGAGTATTCCTGTTGGCAAGACAGGCAGAGTATAAGAAATTTTTACATCAGCATATTTTGGATTACTTAACAATACTGCGATAGCTTTGTTTCTTAAATCCACTTGACTTATATTTGAAATTGCAGATCCTTCTATATCAAAATCCAAATAGCGAATATTATATTTATCAATGAATTTTTCATAAGCTTTAGCTAAAGTAACTTCTTTATTTTCTCCAGCCACATTACAATTGTTTCCCATAAATTGTTCTTCTATATAGGGACCATTTGCCCCTCCCAAAGAAGCTATCACACGCCCACCGATTGCTTGAAATGCACTTATCTGTCCATTTAAGTTGGCATTGTAATTTTGCGAATAAAAATCGCAACCACATTTTCCGTCACTTAAAACAAAAGCAAGTGTAACGTTATATATTCCAATTGGAATGAGATCGGATAATTTAGAAAAAGGATACAACCATCCACTTGGTTTTGGTTGCGTTGGATCGGTTAAAGCGCTGGTTTCAATATAGGGAAAGAATATTTTATTGGCTGCTAATTCTTTTGCAGAAAATGCCACATTTACAGTTTGGTTTTCTGCTAAGGTTACAGGATTTGGCTCTGCAGTGATCACAAATATTTTGCCATTACTGTTAACAGGTGGGATAGAAATAAAATACTTTCCGACTAAAGTTTTCGCGGTTAAATCTGTTTCGTTAATTACGATATCTTGTGAATTATCATCATTATTCAAATAAGCAGTAAAGATATATCCTGTTGGATTTGTAAACTTTAACACACCATAAGTCGGCACTGGGGGGGGAGGGGGATTTGCACCAGTATAAAGAGCAATGTGTGTTGCTGCTGTTTTACCAGAGTACTCGAGTATAAGTGTGTCACCCTTATTTAAAATATGACTGTCATTTGTAGTTGGTTTGTATATATATCCTTCCGGTATATTTATAAAATCCATCCAGCCACCAGGGAACGTTCCCCAAGGAGTACCCGTATGATCTCCTTTAAAAGCTATGCTCCCCCCCGCAGTGAAATCGATAGAACATTTTGCTAAAATACTTATTGTTGAATTTGCTTCCAATGCATTTCTTGATACAGCATTATAACATTCAGGAGGAACAAATTGTTGGGCAAATGATGAAGCTGATACAACAAAAGGAATAAATTGCAAAAAATTCATAATATTCTCCATGTATTTAAATTTTTTTTCTTTATTCAATATAGACATCAGAACATGAATAAAAAGCCTCTGGACTATCCGACCTTTGCCAAATATTATAAATGAGATATTTTCCTTTTTTATTCTGTGGTAAATCACAATTCATATAATATCTTTGATTTATTAAATTAATCTTACTTATTGTGCAAAAAGGTTCGTCTTCTAAGTCAGACCATTTCAAGGGCTGTGAATAATCGTATGAGTCCTTTGTAATATAAAATTTAAAATATTTTGTTGCATGTGGTGCTGCAGCTAAGTAAACAAAAGTGAATTTATCATTAATGGATTTTATGAGTGAAGTGTTCCAGTCAGACCGATTTAAATCGAGCCCTGTAAACATCGAATTGCCACCGCCACATAAATGTCCATCAGGAACAACTTGTTTATGCTTGCCATTAGCATTTGCCTGATTAATTCCATTCCAATTATAAAGTGGGCCTGTTCCACTTTCCTCAACTACGGCTTTACAAGCAGCAGATTTTAAATCTTCAGGATCTTCTTTATAACAGCTGTAGACTCGACTGATTGGATACTCTATTGTTCCATGGGCAACACAGTGCAGTGGAACTATAGAAAATGATAAGGCAACAAGCCTCAAGAACACAACTCTTTGCGTGAAGTGTTTCATCATCATTTACTCCCAAATTTATTCAGTTTTAGATAAACGGTTACTCAGATATGCTTAGAAACTTTTATCAATCCTCCATATTTAATTTTATTGTGAAATTTAGAAAACGAACAAAAGACAAGTATTTTTTATAATACAAACTTATTATTTTTTAACAAATAGACTGTGTCTGAATTTTGACGAAAAAATTTGATTTTGTTAGGAAAAATATTAAGAAAAACAACAAATACAATCGACTAAAAATTTCAAAATATTTTTTCATTGCCAATTCATTTATTTTTGCGAAAATTCCTGTTTTTTTAAGAATGCATTCTCTGCCATTTTTTTGTTAGAAAATAATTTCACAACTAACAATTTTTATTATAATTATGAATAATTCATAAGCTGTGAGGTAAAGCAGATGATGCTTCTAAAAATAAAAAGAATATTTAGATTTTTTATTCCTCTTTTATGTTTAATTTTTTTCAATTATCTTCAAGCAGCCACTAAAATAAGTTCTACTCTTAAAATAAATGCTGTTACCGAACATTATCCACCTTATAATATGATTGAAAATGAAAGTATAGTTGGTGTTTCAGCAGAAATCATGCAAGAGTTATTCAAACGAGCAAAAGTTAATTACACATTAAATATCTATCCTTGGGCGCATTCCTATAAATTGGCGCTAGAAGAACCCAATACTGTGGTTTTTGCCACATCACGCACACCTGAAAGAGAAAAACTGTTCAAATGGGTAGGCCCCATCGGTGAAAGCAATTGGGTTTTTTTTGCGAAAGAAGGCTCTACCATAAAAATAAATACACTTGATGAAGCAAAGAAACATCGGGTGGGCGGTTACAATGACGATGCCACCGCAGATTATCTTAAGAAAAATGGCTTTATCCCTGGTAAATCGCTCATTCTTGCCAATAACGAAGTGCAAAATGCTTTTAAACTGGAAGCAGGCAGGATCGATCTCTGGGCCACAGGCGCTTTGCTTGGCCCTTATATCAGCAAATCGGAAAAAACAGGAAAAATTGTTGAGGTTTTTACAATTAAAAAAAGTGAACTTTATGCCGCTTTCAATAAAAGAACGGATGACGCCCTTATTAAGAAACTCAATGACCTGCTCATTCAAATGAATAAAGACAAAACTATTGAAAAGATAAATAAAAAATACAAATAAGGATTCTCGCTGAAGCATCGCTCTTTGCCAATATCCCTTGAATCACAACACAAATACAGGTAAGTAACACAAGCTTGTCATGGACTATGACAAAAGGCTTTTTGTGTTTTTTGGGGGTTATTTATTATGCGTTCTTTAAATTATGATGTGGTGGTAGTTGGAGGAGGTCATGCTGGATGTGAAGCAGCTCTTGCTTCTGCACGTATGAAAAAGAAAACACTTCTTATTTCAATGAGCATC is a genomic window containing:
- the glgP gene encoding alpha-glucan family phosphorylase, yielding MRTIQLHIRSSLPSNLHPLWELARNVWWSWNSNAINLFRRINPQEYEASGPCPLKLLNTLPSSTWDSLKEDDGFLEHLSEVYKEFLDYLETGTNKVTDYKNSNTIAYFSMEFGLHESIPLYSGGLGVLSGDHLKTASDLSLPLVGVGLFYSEGYFRQILNKDGWQIENYDVNDPFYLPMQLMVESSNKPILVDVEIAGTKIYFQIWKLNVGKIPLYLMDTNVPENSGENRLITSRLYAGGQELRIQQEIILGVGGTRALQKIQIQPSVYHLNEGHSAFLTLERISQLIKKGLDWQEALIAIKGTQIFTVHTPVPAGNDVFPAQMLAHYLGDLYKNYGIPDNEFFNLGRPPDNHAEFSMPVFALRTSGHRNGVSQLHKRVSKKIWKPLWPDLLDSEVPINGITNGIHTRTWLCNELVELFDFYLGKGWDAKLNDLAIWKRIENIPNTEIWNIHMTRKSRLLSSIPKSYLSPEYLTIGFARRFASYKRGNLIFRDIERLKKLMQNKERPIQLIISGKSHPADHLGKEIIQSVVKFIQNENLNSNIVFLENYDMQIAHKLVRGIDVWLNTPIRPLEASATSGMKVAINGGLNFSILDGWWDEAYHEDLGWCIGTREMLANESLRDERDAQSLYDTLEFAIVPLYYSSKVPNEWIEKMKKSIATLTPRFSANRMLMDYTNQSYLPAAKFYEKWSMHSTEQIDALKRHINNVKELKEQWLQVEVTRVELKPSDTVNVGETVTLQVEIYSPFPENWLEVNLVFAKSDNNKSEIINKDIVIPCVEKDSGKKFIYVTLLETTNPEIRTYNIRVCPNPILFPEHLDLNLVAR
- a CDS encoding glycosyltransferase family 4 protein; this translates as MKILMLGWEYPPMISGGLATATEGLINGLIALGHKVTLVLPYFPHTVKIKGLKIVSPENPYILDEEIDDNIHNKKTVYNQKQRSVFDIISQTYQDIELIIQNISNKNNNSHYNYALNDFDLSQKDKENLEKDLKNYHHLLTENLKSNEIKLKIKPFTFSISNEINEKIYALGLLALDILAKDPDYNIIHAHDWMSFTAIEMLNSKYDIPVVAHIHSTEIDRSGDIHNNRRILAIEKKGLENADMIIAVSNYTKNVIIEKFGIVHKKIKVVYNANNDQHITLIKKTEKNLENKTSKQTVTFVGRITFQKGPSYFVFAAQKVLKINPNVIFKVVGTGDLLPSMKQLIWELGIDKNFIFAGFLNAEGVQNVLNDSSLFVMPSVSEPFGIVALEAIAKNIPVIISKQSGVSEVLNHAMKVDFWDTDLMADRILSILKYKPIRNELVENSLKDLSQRTWKHSAQTLINAYSDFH
- a CDS encoding glycoside hydrolase family 57 protein, whose translation is MVALCFYFEVHQPFRINHYRIKDIGEHKNYFNSESNKVIFEKVARKCYWPAGLLIASLLKRYPTSFKVTFSLSGTFLAQCEEYDPKLLELYQDILSLKNAEIICETSHHSLSALIDEQEFFAQIDLHKKNIKKLFGREVTAFRNTELIYSNEIGKLIDKAGFNTCLVEGWDPFIPQGWNPHHVFHHPEKQNLKLLPKSYKLSDDLAFRFSNQGWDSWPLTPEKYHAWFEKLLDGTHEFVGLFMDYETFGEHQWADTGIFEFIENFISNMTQDKRFEFLTVSEVSQKFSAQTALNIDRPLSWADTERDISAWLGNRIQEDAFAKVYNLKKQISDLKDDLLTEEWRRLLTSDHFYYMCIKWSNDGDVHKYFSPFESPYEAYLDYVNILEDFELKCAEKIKEKELTKNDVLIQTHGQIRENAACLKTIQASSPQTISSPVLVKMDN